Proteins co-encoded in one Hymenobacter swuensis DY53 genomic window:
- a CDS encoding energy transducer TonB, which translates to MNSLSRLLVILLAVLFYQTVAAQELADTVGLRSKPLELKIEPLAEDGLSGVITLETYQAIGKGGPVMICEVMPTYLKRNKKDNLLLFIQQNVQWPSMGLRMQVEGKVHVSFIVGTDGKVYRTKVLKGIHPAFDAEALRVVQLLNGHFSPAICGGIARPHEMVFPVYFAFK; encoded by the coding sequence ATGAATAGCTTATCTCGTCTGCTGGTTATCCTGCTTGCTGTTCTTTTCTACCAAACCGTGGCCGCGCAGGAACTTGCGGACACCGTTGGATTGCGTAGCAAGCCGCTAGAATTAAAGATTGAACCGCTGGCCGAAGATGGGTTATCAGGCGTTATCACCCTCGAAACGTACCAAGCCATTGGCAAGGGCGGGCCGGTCATGATTTGCGAGGTGATGCCCACTTACCTCAAGCGCAACAAGAAAGACAACCTGCTGCTCTTCATCCAGCAGAATGTTCAATGGCCCAGCATGGGGTTACGCATGCAGGTTGAGGGTAAAGTACACGTTTCCTTTATAGTTGGCACTGATGGAAAAGTGTACCGAACGAAAGTGCTGAAGGGAATACATCCTGCCTTTGACGCAGAGGCATTGCGCGTAGTGCAGTTGCTGAATGGACATTTTTCGCCGGCTATCTGCGGTGGCATAGCCCGGCCACACGAGATGGTATTTCCTGTCTATTTCGCTTTCAAATGA
- a CDS encoding energy transducer TonB encodes MPTFIGGDTALVSFLNKHVRWPNNLPITVRGKVYVRFLVDTKGNVRDIAVVRSLHPVADAEAVRATQLLSGHFTPGTDSNHQPIDFLYTLPIFFNP; translated from the coding sequence ATGCCAACCTTCATTGGAGGTGACACCGCACTTGTCAGCTTTCTGAACAAGCACGTCCGCTGGCCCAATAATCTACCCATAACAGTACGAGGGAAAGTGTACGTACGCTTCCTTGTAGATACCAAAGGAAACGTCAGAGATATAGCCGTAGTGCGCAGTCTGCATCCTGTGGCCGACGCGGAGGCAGTGCGGGCAACTCAGTTATTGAGCGGGCATTTCACACCTGGCACAGATAGCAACCACCAACCCATCGACTTCCTCTATACACTACCCATCTTTTTCAACCCGTAA
- a CDS encoding homogentisate 1,2-dioxygenase, which yields MPFYQRLGQIPRKRHTQFRQPDGSLYHEQLVGTLGFHGVSSLLYHKHAPTEIKKVGEPQPFAPKLLKDRPLEPAHLRTLAQTSTGGDYLQARQTLLGNADVTMSICNPTEPRMDYYYKNALADEVIFVHEGRGELWSQLGKLAFEPGDYVVIPRTIIHQMHFEEGPVRLLIIESFSPVETCRRYRNHFGQLLEHAPYCERDFRGPSELVENDVRESGEYEVRVKKDGLLHTLVYGHSPFDVVGWDGYFYPYATSIHDFEPITGRIHQPPPVHQQFEGNNFVICSFVPRLFDYHPLAIPAPYNHSNVDSDEVLYYVAGNFMSRKGVDLASFTWHPSGIPHGPHPGTVEASIGKKETHELAVMLDTFRPLYLTEAALPYVDPRYPMSWQPGFVPDPPRAADMMD from the coding sequence ATGCCCTTCTATCAACGCCTAGGCCAGATTCCGCGCAAGCGCCATACCCAGTTCCGCCAGCCCGACGGCTCCCTCTACCACGAGCAGCTAGTGGGCACCCTGGGCTTTCACGGCGTCTCGTCGCTGCTCTATCATAAGCACGCACCCACCGAAATCAAGAAGGTGGGGGAGCCCCAGCCCTTCGCCCCCAAGCTGCTGAAAGACCGGCCACTGGAGCCCGCCCACCTGCGCACCCTGGCCCAGACCAGCACCGGCGGCGACTACCTGCAGGCCCGCCAGACCCTGCTCGGCAACGCCGACGTGACCATGAGCATCTGTAACCCCACGGAGCCGCGCATGGACTACTACTACAAGAACGCGCTGGCCGATGAGGTGATTTTCGTGCACGAGGGCCGGGGCGAGTTGTGGAGCCAGCTGGGCAAGCTGGCCTTCGAGCCCGGCGACTACGTGGTGATTCCGCGCACCATCATTCACCAAATGCACTTCGAGGAAGGCCCCGTGCGCCTGCTCATCATCGAGTCGTTCAGCCCCGTGGAAACCTGCCGCCGCTACCGCAACCACTTCGGGCAGCTGCTGGAGCACGCGCCCTACTGCGAGCGGGACTTCCGCGGCCCCTCGGAGCTGGTGGAGAATGACGTGCGCGAGTCGGGCGAGTACGAGGTGAGGGTGAAGAAGGACGGGCTGCTGCACACGCTGGTGTACGGCCACTCGCCTTTCGACGTGGTGGGCTGGGACGGTTACTTCTACCCCTACGCCACCAGCATCCACGATTTCGAGCCCATAACCGGCCGCATCCACCAGCCGCCACCTGTGCACCAGCAGTTCGAGGGGAACAACTTCGTCATCTGCTCCTTCGTGCCGCGTTTGTTCGACTACCACCCGCTGGCTATTCCGGCTCCCTATAACCATTCCAACGTCGATTCCGACGAGGTGCTGTACTACGTGGCGGGTAACTTCATGTCGCGCAAGGGCGTGGATCTGGCCTCGTTTACCTGGCATCCCAGCGGTATCCCGCACGGCCCGCACCCCGGCACCGTGGAGGCCAGCATCGGCAAAAAGGAAACCCACGAGCTGGCCGTAATGCTCGACACGTTCCGGCCGCTCTACCTCACCGAAGCCGCTTTGCCCTACGTGGACCCGCGCTACCCCATGAGCTGGCAGCCCGGCTTCGTGCCCGACCCGCCCCGCGCGGCGGATATGATGGATTAG
- the def gene encoding peptide deformylase, whose product MIYPIVAFGDPVLKTPAKSLAADYSATELKQIIADMYDTMYHASGVGLAAPQVGKSIRLFVIDSTPMMDEDEEGNPIVEEPTAGPVKRAFINPVMVSETGEEWAFEEGCLSIPGVREKVVRHATIVLRYEDENRQPHEETFTGMTARVIQHEYDHLEGVLFTDYVSGLKKQLLKGKLARISKGDVNADYRMRFAGQGRR is encoded by the coding sequence ATGATTTACCCCATTGTTGCCTTCGGCGACCCGGTTCTCAAAACACCCGCCAAATCCCTGGCTGCCGATTACTCTGCCACGGAGCTGAAGCAGATCATTGCCGACATGTACGACACCATGTACCACGCCAGCGGTGTGGGCCTGGCCGCGCCGCAGGTAGGCAAAAGTATCCGCCTGTTCGTTATCGATTCGACCCCGATGATGGATGAGGATGAAGAAGGGAACCCCATCGTGGAGGAGCCCACGGCTGGCCCGGTGAAGCGCGCCTTCATCAACCCCGTGATGGTCAGCGAAACCGGCGAGGAATGGGCGTTTGAAGAAGGCTGCCTGAGCATTCCGGGCGTACGGGAAAAAGTAGTGCGCCATGCCACCATCGTGCTGCGCTACGAGGACGAAAACCGGCAGCCGCACGAGGAAACCTTCACCGGCATGACCGCCCGCGTGATTCAGCACGAGTACGACCACTTGGAAGGCGTGCTGTTCACCGACTACGTATCGGGCCTGAAGAAGCAGTTGCTGAAGGGTAAGCTGGCCCGCATCAGCAAGGGCGACGTGAATGCCGATTACCGGATGCGCTTCGCGGGCCAGGGCCGACGGTAA
- a CDS encoding S41 family peptidase, protein MTTEPNDSPLPASEPTPRNSRWQVRQPWLLGLMLACGILLGANPFRPSDQNPDLTARGYLKFKEILSYVDRDYVDSVNAEELSDYAISRMLERLDPHSVFIPAKQQQQASSFLQSDYDGIGVEFNLFRDTVTVVAPLSEGPAEQAGLQPGDRILAVNGQRVSGVHLTTEQMFGKLRGPRGTSVTLQITRRGLARPLSVQVTRNRISNASVDVAYMVDNQTGYIKVSRFASGTYDEFKSALGDLRRQGLTRLVLDLRGNPGGYLDRATKMADEFIGGTKKIVYTDGKGDQYDTQTFSRVAGEFEEGSLVVLVDEGSASAAEVLAGALQDHDRAVLVGRRTFGKGLVQQPIALNDGSELRLTIARYYTPSGRSIQKSYRGGLGEYEKDLQNRLRHGELFHADSIHFADSLKYRTAHGRTVYGGGGIMPDLFVPRDTSAYSAYYTRLQSQNLVREFALTYYQEHKDELEALRFEQFRETFKIGDAQLQQLAARAAQNGVPADAAGLRRSTPLLRTQLKALIARSAYGKSAYFQVLNQDDAEMQQALKAVQEPNNPVMLGLLEK, encoded by the coding sequence ATGACCACCGAGCCGAACGACTCGCCGCTTCCCGCGTCGGAGCCGACCCCGCGTAATTCCCGGTGGCAGGTGCGTCAGCCGTGGCTGTTGGGCCTTATGCTGGCCTGCGGTATCCTGTTGGGAGCAAATCCGTTCCGGCCTTCTGATCAGAACCCCGACCTCACGGCCCGCGGCTACTTAAAGTTCAAAGAAATCCTCAGCTACGTGGACCGCGACTACGTGGACTCGGTAAACGCCGAGGAGCTGTCGGATTACGCCATCAGCCGCATGCTGGAGCGCCTCGATCCGCACTCGGTATTCATTCCGGCCAAGCAGCAGCAGCAGGCCTCCTCCTTTCTGCAAAGCGACTACGACGGCATCGGGGTTGAATTCAATCTGTTCCGCGACACTGTTACGGTGGTGGCGCCGCTTAGCGAAGGTCCCGCCGAGCAGGCCGGCCTGCAGCCCGGCGACCGGATCTTGGCCGTGAACGGGCAGCGGGTATCGGGCGTGCACCTAACCACCGAGCAGATGTTCGGGAAGCTGCGCGGCCCGCGTGGCACCAGCGTCACCCTCCAGATTACCCGCCGCGGCCTAGCCCGCCCCTTGAGCGTGCAGGTAACGCGCAACCGCATTTCCAACGCCTCAGTGGACGTGGCCTATATGGTAGACAACCAGACCGGCTACATCAAGGTGAGCCGCTTTGCCAGCGGCACCTATGACGAGTTCAAATCGGCTCTGGGTGATTTGCGCCGCCAGGGCCTTACGCGCCTCGTGCTGGATTTGCGCGGCAACCCCGGCGGCTACCTTGACCGCGCCACCAAAATGGCCGATGAGTTTATTGGGGGCACCAAGAAGATTGTGTACACCGACGGCAAGGGCGACCAATACGACACCCAGACGTTTTCGCGGGTAGCCGGCGAGTTTGAGGAAGGCTCTTTGGTGGTGCTGGTGGATGAAGGTAGTGCCTCGGCCGCCGAAGTGCTGGCCGGTGCCCTGCAGGACCACGACCGGGCCGTGCTGGTGGGCCGGCGCACCTTCGGCAAGGGCTTAGTACAGCAGCCCATTGCCCTCAACGACGGCTCGGAGCTGCGCCTGACCATTGCCCGCTACTACACGCCCTCGGGCCGCAGCATCCAGAAATCCTACCGCGGCGGGTTGGGCGAGTACGAGAAGGACCTGCAGAACCGCCTGCGCCACGGCGAGCTGTTCCACGCTGACAGCATCCATTTTGCTGATTCATTGAAGTACCGCACGGCCCACGGCCGCACCGTGTACGGCGGCGGCGGCATCATGCCCGACCTGTTCGTGCCCCGCGACACCTCGGCGTACTCGGCCTACTATACCCGCCTGCAAAGCCAGAACCTGGTGCGCGAATTTGCCCTCACGTACTACCAGGAGCACAAAGATGAGCTGGAAGCTTTGCGCTTCGAGCAGTTCAGAGAAACGTTCAAAATAGGAGATGCCCAGCTGCAGCAGCTGGCCGCCCGCGCCGCCCAGAACGGCGTACCGGCCGATGCGGCGGGTCTGCGCCGCAGCACGCCGCTGCTGCGCACCCAGCTCAAGGCCCTCATTGCCCGCAGCGCCTACGGCAAGTCGGCCTATTTCCAGGTGCTGAACCAGGATGACGCCGAGATGCAGCAGGCCCTGAAAGCCGTACAGGAGCCCAATAACCCCGTGATGCTGGGGCTGCTGGAGAAGTAG
- a CDS encoding hydroxymethylglutaryl-CoA reductase, with product MIFTPSPMLLKLLYTRGSLHNTPEGVAFSIKNRLDTVRITRVEAVVLDGKRIGVEEIALDLGGGDVRPATTFNADATGFTLPVGQSATFHLHTDPLKEGLHTVQVQFSADPFGDLTVEVEDSIANLPTQGHKIPRSDADDYADEAIRARQQFAEEFSGQQFQHLKHYSFDAHDLQGNCEHFTGVAQIPVGLAGPLHVNGEHAQGDFLIPLATTEGTLVASYNRGIQLLNLCGGVKCTVIGDAMQRAPVFVFDDARGARDFGRWVEEEIERIRPEAESTSRVAKLQYIDTYLAGKFAYLRFNFSTGDAAGQNMVGRATFAACSWILENYKGAPIRHFYLESNFATDKKASQINVMRTRGKRVVAEAVIKRDILQQRMRVTPEQLAYHGQVSNVGAFISGANNNGAHSANGITAMFIATGQDVANVSESSAGVLYSEITPEGDLYISMTIPSLIVATHGGGTGLATQNEFLRMLGCVGRGTVNKFAEIVAGVVLAGELSLGAAISSSDWVSSHEQYGRNR from the coding sequence ATGATTTTCACGCCCAGCCCCATGCTGCTTAAGCTGCTCTATACCCGCGGCAGCCTCCACAATACGCCCGAGGGCGTGGCTTTCAGCATCAAAAACCGCCTCGATACCGTGCGCATTACCCGCGTGGAGGCCGTGGTGCTGGATGGCAAGCGCATTGGCGTGGAAGAAATTGCCCTGGACCTGGGCGGGGGCGACGTGCGGCCCGCCACTACCTTCAACGCCGATGCCACGGGCTTCACGCTGCCGGTGGGGCAGTCGGCCACCTTCCACCTGCATACCGATCCGCTCAAGGAAGGCCTACACACGGTGCAGGTGCAGTTTTCCGCCGACCCATTTGGCGACCTGACGGTGGAAGTGGAAGACTCCATTGCCAACCTGCCGACCCAGGGCCACAAGATTCCGCGCTCCGACGCGGACGATTACGCCGACGAGGCCATCCGGGCGCGGCAGCAGTTTGCCGAGGAGTTTTCGGGTCAGCAGTTTCAGCACCTCAAGCACTACTCCTTCGATGCCCACGACCTGCAGGGCAACTGCGAGCATTTCACTGGCGTGGCCCAGATTCCGGTGGGGCTGGCCGGGCCGCTGCACGTCAACGGGGAGCACGCCCAGGGCGACTTTCTGATTCCGCTGGCCACCACCGAAGGCACGTTGGTAGCCAGCTACAACCGGGGCATTCAGCTCCTGAACCTCTGCGGCGGCGTAAAGTGCACCGTCATCGGCGACGCCATGCAGCGGGCCCCGGTATTCGTGTTCGACGATGCCCGCGGGGCCCGGGACTTCGGCCGGTGGGTAGAAGAGGAAATCGAGCGGATCCGGCCCGAGGCCGAAAGCACCTCCCGCGTGGCCAAGCTGCAATACATTGACACGTATCTGGCGGGCAAATTCGCCTACCTGCGCTTCAACTTCAGCACCGGCGACGCGGCCGGTCAGAACATGGTGGGCCGCGCTACCTTCGCGGCCTGCTCCTGGATTCTGGAAAACTACAAGGGCGCGCCCATCCGCCACTTCTACCTGGAAAGCAACTTCGCCACCGACAAAAAAGCCTCCCAGATCAACGTAATGCGCACCCGGGGCAAGCGTGTAGTAGCGGAAGCCGTTATAAAGCGCGACATTTTGCAGCAGCGGATGCGCGTGACGCCCGAGCAGCTGGCCTACCACGGGCAGGTAAGCAACGTGGGCGCGTTCATCTCGGGGGCCAACAACAACGGCGCGCACTCGGCCAACGGCATCACGGCCATGTTCATTGCCACCGGCCAGGATGTGGCCAACGTCTCCGAGTCGTCGGCCGGAGTACTCTACTCCGAAATCACCCCCGAGGGCGACCTGTACATCAGCATGACCATTCCCTCGCTGATTGTAGCCACCCACGGCGGCGGCACCGGCCTGGCCACCCAGAACGAATTTCTGCGTATGCTGGGCTGCGTAGGCCGGGGCACCGTCAACAAATTCGCCGAAATAGTGGCCGGCGTGGTGCTGGCGGGGGAGTTGAGCCTGGGCGCCGCCATCAGCAGCTCTGACTGGGTCAGCAGCCACGAGCAATACGGCCGAAACCGGTGA
- a CDS encoding DUF4241 domain-containing protein: protein MSYRYCYWIFTLCFLLVGCRKSTEGTVLSPGRATVSRLPYEVKAEPAVFESAFFPGKQVQQHSSTIILRQQLLGNLPVSSGQLVATDPITLSAQTPCFTTQFLRGRFPVELAIARFTSDERVAFAHVLFSAKPLARWELAVLPGQSPLPVRGPEYYGYLVDGGMALFLDAADVNRFSHFMADEAAAKNLMITCFHLDSAVPVPGFLYATSHDTLAAFSTGFGDGSYATYVGLDAENQPCRLLTDFQVLAWQ from the coding sequence ATGAGTTACCGATACTGCTACTGGATTTTTACCCTGTGTTTTCTACTTGTGGGTTGCCGAAAGTCAACAGAAGGGACTGTCCTCTCACCAGGTCGAGCTACGGTAAGCCGTTTGCCATATGAAGTGAAGGCGGAGCCGGCAGTGTTTGAGTCAGCTTTCTTTCCAGGCAAACAAGTCCAGCAGCATAGCAGTACCATCATCCTGCGCCAGCAGTTGCTGGGGAATCTACCCGTTTCATCAGGCCAACTGGTAGCTACAGACCCCATCACGCTATCTGCACAGACCCCATGTTTCACCACGCAGTTTCTGCGCGGCCGGTTTCCGGTAGAGCTGGCAATAGCCCGGTTCACAAGCGACGAACGGGTAGCATTTGCCCACGTTCTGTTTTCGGCTAAGCCCTTAGCCCGCTGGGAGTTGGCAGTGTTGCCGGGACAGTCACCATTGCCTGTCCGAGGGCCGGAATATTATGGCTATTTGGTGGACGGTGGCATGGCGCTGTTTCTGGATGCCGCCGATGTGAACCGGTTCAGCCACTTTATGGCGGATGAAGCCGCCGCCAAAAACCTGATGATTACCTGCTTTCATCTTGATAGTGCTGTACCTGTTCCCGGCTTTCTGTACGCCACTTCCCACGATACCCTTGCGGCATTTTCCACCGGCTTCGGGGACGGATCATACGCTACATATGTGGGCCTGGATGCGGAGAACCAGCCCTGCCGGCTACTAACCGATTTTCAGGTGCTTGCCTGGCAATAA
- the ruvX gene encoding Holliday junction resolvase RuvX has protein sequence MGRILAIDYGHKRVGLAVTDPLQLIATPLETIHSQDLLTYLKAYHQRDPLDALVIGMPKNLQNEATDSTSAVVGVVRRLRKEFPGVPVHEIDERFTSRMAHAAMLAGGLGKKDRRDKATVDKVAATIILQSYLESR, from the coding sequence ATGGGCCGAATTCTTGCCATCGATTACGGCCACAAGCGCGTGGGGCTGGCCGTGACGGACCCGCTTCAACTCATCGCCACCCCGCTCGAAACCATTCACAGTCAGGATTTACTGACTTACCTCAAGGCCTACCACCAACGCGACCCGCTGGATGCCCTGGTGATTGGCATGCCCAAAAACCTCCAGAATGAGGCCACCGACTCGACCAGCGCCGTAGTGGGTGTGGTACGGCGGCTGCGTAAGGAATTCCCGGGCGTGCCCGTGCACGAAATTGACGAGCGGTTCACCTCCCGCATGGCCCACGCCGCCATGCTGGCCGGGGGCCTGGGCAAGAAAGACCGCCGCGACAAAGCAACCGTAGACAAGGTGGCCGCCACCATCATTCTGCAATCCTACCTCGAATCCCGATGA
- a CDS encoding transglutaminase-like domain-containing protein, with the protein MLSFLLPLLSFFAPDAPAAPAPRSRTFIFVYAATVPPLPAGTDSVELWLPVPHPDASQQVSGLTVKTTVPYTVRTGQYGNQLLHLKVAAAQAANLRVEMQLEATRQEHLNPYLTSPAPKKARRAEAADPDMARWLQPDRLVPLDDKIKQWAQEVVTKAQAKTDLEKARAIYEHVVSTVTYDKTGQGWGRGDIYYACDARRGNCTDFHAVFIGYCRAVGIPARFSIGFPLPPERGQGEIKGYHCWAEFYTPATGWVPVDASEAAKNPARRNYFFGAHDENRLEFTRGRDLVLSPRQESAPLNYFIYPYAEADGKPLTGIQQTFRFQDVK; encoded by the coding sequence ATGCTTTCGTTTCTGCTGCCTCTGCTCTCGTTTTTTGCTCCTGATGCTCCGGCCGCACCCGCGCCCCGCAGCCGCACATTCATCTTCGTGTACGCGGCTACCGTGCCGCCCCTGCCCGCTGGCACCGACTCGGTGGAGCTGTGGCTGCCGGTGCCCCACCCCGATGCTTCCCAGCAGGTCAGCGGCCTGACGGTGAAAACCACCGTGCCCTACACCGTGCGCACCGGCCAGTATGGTAACCAGCTGCTACACCTGAAAGTAGCCGCCGCACAGGCCGCCAACTTGCGGGTAGAAATGCAGCTGGAAGCCACCCGCCAGGAGCACCTCAACCCCTACCTGACCAGCCCCGCGCCCAAAAAAGCCCGCCGCGCCGAGGCCGCCGACCCCGACATGGCCCGCTGGCTTCAGCCCGACCGCCTCGTGCCGCTCGACGATAAAATCAAACAGTGGGCTCAGGAAGTCGTAACGAAAGCTCAGGCCAAAACCGACCTCGAAAAAGCCCGCGCCATCTATGAGCACGTGGTCAGCACCGTGACCTACGACAAAACCGGCCAGGGCTGGGGCCGGGGCGACATCTACTACGCCTGCGACGCCCGCCGCGGCAACTGCACCGATTTTCACGCCGTGTTTATCGGCTACTGCCGGGCCGTGGGCATTCCGGCGCGCTTCAGCATCGGGTTTCCGCTGCCGCCCGAGCGGGGGCAGGGCGAAATCAAGGGCTACCACTGCTGGGCCGAGTTCTACACGCCCGCCACGGGCTGGGTACCCGTGGATGCGTCCGAGGCCGCCAAAAACCCCGCCCGCCGCAACTACTTCTTCGGGGCCCACGACGAAAACCGCCTGGAGTTCACCCGGGGCCGCGACCTGGTGTTGTCGCCGCGTCAGGAAAGTGCCCCACTCAACTACTTCATCTACCCCTACGCCGAAGCCGATGGCAAGCCGCTGACAGGCATTCAGCAGACGTTTCGGTTTCAGGATGTGAAATAG